The genomic stretch ACTCTAagcagagatggaagatgtgaATACATATGTACCCGGTACGAGAAAAGTGGTGGATGGGAAGATGTCGTACGTCTACGATCGCCATGAATCGATTCTTCTCGGTTGAGTGTTCTCCTGGATCTCAGTGAATAGGAGATCTCCAGCCGATATGTTATCAGAATATAAGCCACCGATAATTCCAACCAAATGTGAGACGCTCCATAGCAATTGACTGCCATGTAACAAGTAAAAGTACGGGATCCTATAATCTACGTACGTTTTCATTGTGTGACTGGTGCTCTGGGCTTCAATGCTATTCAGTAAAAGCCTTCGTTGCTCTCCCCTGGGCAGTAGATCCATGTCCCAATTCTTCTAGTAATCGTGACGCTTGGCTAAAATTTGAGCTTGGCAGTGTCTCCGAGTAgccacatcctcatctcctccaaagCATCAATGTCATTGCTTGGCATCGCTTCCTTCACATTTTCATCATACCACTCGTATGTCCTCTTCACAGTATCCACAGAGTGACCCTCCTGCCCACACGAATCAAAGTCGATAATGACAGGGATATTGCCATCGAGCATAATATTGGAAGGATTGATGTCGTTGTGGACGATGCCAAGTGAGTGCAGATGCCGCATCCCCGATTCCACACCGTCCATCCAACGCTGCACTTCATCTGACATACCCCCTCGCACCTGCGAAGCAAACGCCCGCTTACCCAACTTGCCGGGGTTGACCCTCTGCATCAGGGTCTCGGTGTACTTCGTGAAGTAAATCCCTGTGATTCTGCCATCCTTCACTTCACAGCCATGATACGCGGCTATGTTCCGGTGAGGGTTCTTCCTCGACCGTTCACAAATTTGAACCTCTTCGAGCATTTGAGCGGTGCTCGTATCAACGCTAATATCAACCCCAGAGAGCAAAGATTCAACATTTTCAAAAATCTAGCCTTGTGTTGTTGTCAAGCACCAAC from Aspergillus oryzae RIB40 DNA, chromosome 1 encodes the following:
- a CDS encoding uncharacterized protein (predicted protein), with product MIRGYVPVRVLPRPFTNLNLFEHLSGARINANINPREQRFNIFKNLALCCCQAPTPLSQYRNVRGYWPVDRCLVQSTPGGGRTKECSQVKSREPWELEIK